One genomic window of Psychrobacillus sp. INOP01 includes the following:
- a CDS encoding catalase — protein MKRVTEEQPNYDTNVENEDTLTNRQGHPVTNNQHMRTVGNRGPATLENYDFIEKISHFDRERVPERVVHARGAGAHGYFEAYGAVGDEKVSKYTRAKLFQEKGKKTPVFVRFSSVIHGGHSPETLRDPRGFAVKFYTEDGNWDLVGNNLKIFFIRDAIKFPDMIHAFKPDPVTNIQDSERFFDFCASSPESFHMVTFVYSPWGIPANYRMMQGSGVNTYKWVNNEGKAVLVKYHWEPKQGIRNLTQKEAEEIQAKNFNHATQDLYNAIEKGDFPEWELLVQTMSDDDHPELDFDPLDDTKLWPEDLFPWKAVGKMVLDRNPEDYFTEVEQAAFGTGVLVDGLDFSDDKMLQGRTFSYSDTQRHRVGANYLQLPINAPKKRVATNQSGGQMAYRLDRGPFQNPHINYEPSILDGLKEATQLGKEYTPMIKGNLVRESIERQNNTKQAGETYRQFEQWEKTELISNLVNDLSACDPRIQEKMIALAEEADEDYGRHLREGLAHAKSNNSSQKPLGNKDGDKAPEQAVNKSHEAEPY, from the coding sequence ATGAAGAGAGTGACAGAAGAACAGCCAAATTACGATACAAATGTGGAAAATGAAGATACGCTCACGAATAGACAGGGGCATCCTGTAACGAATAATCAGCATATGAGGACGGTAGGAAACAGAGGTCCAGCAACTTTAGAAAACTATGATTTTATTGAAAAAATTAGTCACTTTGACAGGGAACGAGTGCCGGAGCGTGTCGTACATGCACGTGGAGCAGGTGCGCATGGTTATTTCGAAGCGTATGGTGCTGTTGGGGATGAGAAAGTGTCTAAATATACTCGAGCTAAATTATTCCAGGAAAAGGGGAAGAAAACTCCTGTATTTGTTCGCTTTTCCTCCGTAATTCATGGAGGACACTCCCCCGAAACATTACGTGATCCCCGTGGATTTGCTGTGAAGTTTTATACAGAGGATGGCAACTGGGATTTAGTAGGGAACAATTTGAAGATTTTCTTTATTCGCGATGCGATAAAGTTCCCAGATATGATTCATGCGTTTAAACCAGATCCAGTAACGAATATCCAAGATTCCGAGCGCTTTTTTGATTTTTGTGCTAGTTCTCCTGAGTCATTCCATATGGTGACTTTCGTCTATTCTCCATGGGGAATTCCGGCAAACTATCGAATGATGCAAGGGTCTGGTGTGAATACGTACAAATGGGTAAATAACGAAGGAAAAGCAGTTCTCGTCAAGTATCACTGGGAGCCGAAGCAAGGTATTCGTAACTTAACCCAAAAGGAAGCAGAGGAAATACAAGCTAAAAACTTTAATCATGCCACACAAGATTTATATAATGCGATTGAAAAAGGCGATTTCCCTGAATGGGAGTTACTAGTTCAAACGATGAGTGATGATGATCATCCAGAGCTAGATTTTGATCCGTTAGATGATACGAAGCTTTGGCCAGAAGATTTATTTCCTTGGAAAGCCGTTGGAAAAATGGTGTTAGATCGAAACCCTGAAGATTACTTTACGGAAGTGGAGCAGGCAGCATTTGGTACTGGCGTGCTTGTAGATGGCCTGGACTTTTCAGACGATAAAATGCTACAGGGGCGCACATTTTCGTATTCCGATACACAGCGACACCGTGTTGGAGCGAACTATTTACAGCTTCCGATCAATGCACCGAAAAAAAGAGTAGCAACCAATCAAAGCGGCGGTCAAATGGCATATCGATTAGATAGAGGACCCTTCCAGAATCCACATATCAACTACGAACCGTCTATATTAGACGGCTTAAAGGAAGCAACACAGTTAGGTAAAGAGTATACTCCAATGATAAAAGGAAACTTAGTGCGTGAGTCCATCGAGCGCCAAAACAATACAAAGCAAGCAGGAGAAACCTATCGCCAATTTGAGCAGTGGGAAAAAACTGAGCTCATCTCCAATTTAGTTAATGACCTCTCTGCATGTGATCCACGAATTCAAGAGAAAATGATTGCCTTAGCGGAGGAAGCAGATGAAGACTATGGTCGACATTTAAGGGAAGGACTTGCTCACGCTAAAAGTAATAATTCCTCTCAAAAACCGTTGGGGAATAAAGACGGAGATAAAGCACCAGAACAAGCAGTCAATAAAAGCCATGAAGCAGAACCGTATTAA
- the tatA gene encoding twin-arginine translocase TatA/TatE family subunit: protein MPNIGVPGLILVLIIALIIFGPSKLPQLGKAVGQTLKEFKTSTRDIINDEEKDDKKVEASEVDLDKK, encoded by the coding sequence ATGCCAAACATAGGAGTACCTGGTTTAATACTTGTATTAATTATTGCTTTGATTATCTTTGGTCCATCTAAATTACCTCAACTCGGCAAAGCAGTTGGACAAACGTTAAAAGAATTCAAAACCTCAACTCGAGATATTATAAATGATGAAGAAAAAGATGATAAGAAAGTCGAAGCATCTGAAGTAGATTTAGACAAGAAATAA
- a CDS encoding gluconate 2-dehydrogenase subunit 3 family protein yields the protein MTEQEKNNPILDKRSSRRTFIKNSGLTVGGLVLGGAIGSLVGGKTETTTHTKTSGATHTAIDYSDTRQFFVRQKDFDALSTAAELIYPEDEQGPGAITLGAPYFIDKQLASPWGISTDDYKKGPFQPGEVPLDKAEIMLQGVRKLNEVAEKEHDGTVFKDLTEEQQIVILTSFQAGEVEMDLVNSAAFFALLRTLTLQGCFSDPLYGGNKNMAGWKMKEFPGAQMSYTSYLEEEEFVLIEPISLGGHKHS from the coding sequence ATGACAGAGCAAGAAAAAAATAATCCTATTTTAGATAAGCGTTCATCTAGACGCACATTTATCAAAAATTCTGGGTTAACTGTAGGTGGTCTTGTTTTAGGAGGAGCCATCGGTTCTTTAGTTGGTGGAAAAACAGAAACTACTACTCATACAAAAACAAGCGGAGCTACTCATACTGCAATCGATTATAGTGATACACGTCAGTTTTTTGTACGTCAAAAAGATTTTGACGCACTTAGCACAGCTGCTGAACTAATTTATCCAGAGGATGAGCAGGGACCAGGTGCTATAACTCTAGGAGCACCTTATTTTATTGATAAACAGTTAGCTAGCCCTTGGGGGATCAGTACGGATGATTATAAAAAAGGTCCTTTCCAACCTGGAGAAGTTCCACTCGACAAAGCTGAGATTATGCTACAGGGGGTTCGCAAGCTAAATGAGGTTGCGGAAAAAGAGCATGATGGAACAGTCTTTAAAGATTTAACGGAAGAGCAACAAATTGTCATCCTTACTTCTTTCCAAGCAGGAGAAGTCGAAATGGACTTAGTAAATTCAGCAGCATTCTTTGCGTTGCTGAGAACCCTTACTTTGCAAGGTTGCTTCTCAGATCCACTTTACGGGGGAAACAAAAACATGGCCGGCTGGAAAATGAAAGAATTCCCAGGAGCTCAAATGTCTTATACATCCTATTTAGAAGAAGAGGAATTTGTATTAATAGAGCCAATCAGTTTAGGCGGACACAAACATTCATAA
- a CDS encoding exodeoxyribonuclease III: MKLVSWNVNGLRACVKKGFLEYFNEVNADIFCLQETKLQVGQIELSLDGYEQYWNYALKKGYSGTAVFTKVKPLSVKYGVGDNDSEDEGRIITLEYDQFYLVNVYTPNAKRDLTRLPYRLDWEDEMRTYLKTLDAIKPVIMCGDLNVAHGEIDLKNAKSNRGNSGFTDEERGKMTDLLAEGFVDTYRYFYPEAEGAYSWWSYMNTVRERNIGWRIDYFIASDKLTPLLKDASIDSLVFGSDHCPVILELK; the protein is encoded by the coding sequence ATGAAGTTGGTTTCATGGAATGTGAATGGCTTAAGAGCCTGCGTGAAAAAAGGATTTCTAGAATACTTTAATGAAGTAAACGCTGACATTTTTTGTTTGCAAGAAACGAAGCTGCAGGTAGGTCAAATAGAGCTCTCATTAGATGGGTATGAACAGTACTGGAACTATGCTTTGAAAAAGGGGTATTCTGGAACAGCAGTGTTTACGAAGGTAAAACCACTTTCTGTGAAATATGGTGTGGGAGATAATGATTCAGAGGACGAAGGTAGAATTATTACGCTTGAGTATGACCAATTCTATTTGGTGAATGTATATACGCCAAATGCTAAACGAGATCTAACAAGACTTCCGTATCGACTGGATTGGGAAGACGAAATGCGGACATACTTGAAGACGCTAGATGCTATAAAACCTGTAATTATGTGTGGGGATTTAAATGTGGCTCATGGCGAAATAGATTTGAAAAACGCAAAATCTAATAGAGGGAACTCTGGATTTACGGATGAGGAACGTGGCAAGATGACGGATTTACTTGCAGAGGGATTCGTAGATACATATCGTTATTTTTATCCGGAAGCAGAAGGTGCCTATAGCTGGTGGTCCTATATGAATACTGTAAGGGAACGTAACATTGGCTGGAGAATCGATTACTTCATTGCCTCTGATAAGCTAACTCCATTATTGAAGGATGCTTCCATTGACTCTCTAGTATTCGGAAGTGATCATTGTCCGGTTATTTTGGAGCTAAAGTAA
- a CDS encoding FAD-containing oxidoreductase, with protein MKKFDAVIIGFGKGGKTLATELAKNDKTVAVIEKSSKMYGGTCINIACIPTKSLVHSADNRKYSNTAREEYFTNAVHQKDELTSLLRNKNFHMLDDQQNIMVITGEATFLNDEKIQVKTEEEQIEIIAEQIFINTGASPIVPPIDGLENTDFIYDSTTLQELEQLPEKLIIIGGGYIGLEFASMYANFGSEVTVIDGNEEFLPKEDKDIAEEAKKVLEAKSVKIVPNSKVKSVKNKDGGVIVTYKEGDSNREVYGNAILLATGRKPNTENLGLENTSVEVNDRGAVVVDDALKTTAKNIWALGDVNGGPQFTYISLDDFRIVKDQLFGDGSYTKKDRTNIPYSVFIDPILSHVGLNEKMAKEKGIEYKVLSIPAAGIPRARILEKTEGLLKALIDPKTNEILGCTLFCAESSEMINVVKVAMEARLPSTFLRDTIFTHPTMSESLNDLFGS; from the coding sequence ATGAAAAAATTTGATGCAGTTATTATTGGCTTTGGTAAAGGTGGGAAAACTTTAGCAACTGAGCTTGCAAAAAATGATAAGACGGTTGCGGTGATTGAGAAGTCCTCAAAAATGTATGGAGGAACATGTATAAATATTGCGTGCATACCAACCAAATCGCTTGTTCATTCTGCGGATAACAGAAAATATTCCAACACAGCTAGAGAGGAATATTTTACAAATGCGGTTCATCAAAAAGATGAGCTGACTTCTTTATTGCGAAATAAAAACTTTCATATGCTGGATGACCAGCAGAATATAATGGTAATTACGGGAGAAGCAACTTTCTTAAATGATGAAAAAATACAAGTGAAAACAGAAGAGGAACAAATTGAAATTATCGCAGAACAGATTTTCATAAACACTGGTGCATCACCAATTGTGCCGCCAATCGACGGATTGGAAAATACTGATTTTATATACGATTCCACAACTTTACAAGAGTTGGAGCAGCTTCCTGAAAAACTAATTATTATTGGTGGTGGGTACATAGGATTAGAGTTTGCATCGATGTACGCAAATTTTGGGTCAGAGGTGACAGTCATAGATGGCAATGAAGAGTTTCTACCGAAAGAAGATAAGGATATTGCGGAAGAAGCTAAAAAAGTATTAGAAGCAAAAAGTGTTAAAATTGTGCCAAATAGTAAAGTAAAGTCCGTAAAAAATAAAGACGGAGGAGTAATTGTCACATACAAAGAAGGCGATTCGAATCGTGAAGTGTATGGGAATGCTATACTTCTTGCGACTGGGAGAAAGCCAAACACGGAAAACTTAGGATTAGAAAACACTTCAGTGGAAGTGAATGATCGTGGAGCTGTTGTAGTGGATGACGCATTAAAAACGACAGCTAAAAATATTTGGGCTTTGGGTGATGTCAATGGGGGACCACAATTTACCTATATCTCACTAGATGACTTCCGAATTGTAAAGGATCAGCTTTTCGGAGATGGCTCCTATACAAAAAAAGATCGTACTAACATCCCATACTCCGTTTTCATTGATCCTATACTTTCTCATGTCGGGCTCAATGAAAAAATGGCAAAGGAAAAAGGAATTGAATACAAAGTATTGTCAATACCAGCAGCTGGAATTCCAAGAGCTCGAATTTTGGAGAAAACAGAAGGACTGTTAAAGGCTTTAATCGATCCAAAAACAAATGAAATACTTGGCTGCACACTTTTTTGTGCTGAATCAAGTGAAATGATTAATGTAGTAAAAGTGGCAATGGAGGCGAGATTGCCCTCCACATTTTTACGTGACACAATCTTTACCCATCCAACCATGAGCGAATCCTTGAATGATTTATTTGGTAGCTAA
- a CDS encoding TetR/AcrR family transcriptional regulator, with protein sequence MNSENHSMGDRRIRRTKNLLKEHFVQLVKEKGYKNVTVTDIVEKADYNRSTFYLHFKDKEDIAEELVAEILKGLEVAFHQPFIDTKIVEYDLILPSSNTFFRHFYNNRNFYSLLNLEDTIPRFKEKFFLKFKEVFEGITYLNEANEGIVLEHFNTYKMYGSYGVILEWINGGCIQTPEEIADNLLEIFKTNSISFRFNKKS encoded by the coding sequence ATGAATTCAGAAAATCATTCGATGGGGGATCGAAGAATTCGGAGAACAAAAAATCTCTTAAAGGAGCATTTTGTGCAGCTTGTGAAAGAAAAAGGATACAAAAATGTAACGGTCACGGATATCGTTGAAAAGGCTGACTATAATAGAAGCACCTTCTATTTACATTTTAAGGATAAGGAAGATATAGCAGAAGAATTGGTTGCGGAAATTTTAAAAGGTTTAGAAGTGGCATTTCATCAACCTTTTATAGATACGAAAATTGTAGAGTATGACCTAATTTTACCATCATCCAATACTTTCTTTAGGCATTTTTATAATAATAGAAATTTTTATAGTTTATTAAACTTGGAAGATACCATTCCTAGATTTAAAGAAAAATTCTTTTTGAAATTTAAAGAGGTATTCGAAGGAATCACATATTTAAATGAAGCAAATGAGGGCATTGTGCTAGAGCACTTTAATACGTATAAAATGTATGGTTCTTACGGAGTTATTCTGGAATGGATAAACGGTGGTTGTATACAGACACCAGAGGAAATCGCTGATAATCTGTTAGAAATATTTAAAACCAATTCCATTTCATTTCGATTCAATAAGAAAAGCTAG
- a CDS encoding SDR family oxidoreductase produces the protein MSKRFEGQVVLITGAGSGLGRAAALQVAQEGANLSLVDLNQEALEETKKQILEAAPEAETLLITANVADEAAVKSYVDETVSKFERIDGFFNNAGIEGKQNLTEDFSAEEFGKVVSVNLNGVFYGMKYVLAVMKKQGSGSIVNTASVGGIRGVGNQSGYAASKHGVVGLTRNSAIEYGQYGVSIKAIAPGAIMTPMVEGSLRQIGGDNWEEVGKEFVQPNPMKRFGKPEEVGYLVAFLLSNQANFINAAVIPIDGGQSYKY, from the coding sequence ATGAGTAAACGTTTTGAAGGTCAAGTTGTTTTAATAACAGGAGCAGGTTCTGGATTAGGACGAGCTGCAGCACTACAAGTAGCTCAAGAAGGAGCAAATCTCTCATTAGTAGATTTAAACCAAGAGGCTTTAGAAGAAACTAAAAAACAAATCTTAGAAGCTGCACCAGAAGCAGAAACACTATTAATCACTGCAAACGTAGCGGATGAAGCAGCTGTAAAAAGCTATGTAGATGAAACAGTTAGTAAATTCGAGCGCATTGATGGGTTCTTTAACAATGCAGGGATTGAAGGAAAACAAAACCTTACTGAAGATTTCAGCGCCGAAGAATTTGGAAAAGTTGTTAGCGTAAACTTAAATGGTGTATTTTATGGTATGAAATATGTATTAGCCGTAATGAAAAAACAAGGATCTGGATCAATCGTAAACACTGCTTCAGTTGGTGGTATCCGTGGAGTTGGCAATCAATCCGGATATGCAGCAAGTAAGCACGGTGTTGTTGGCTTAACACGAAACTCAGCAATCGAGTACGGTCAATATGGTGTCAGCATAAAAGCAATCGCACCTGGTGCAATAATGACTCCAATGGTAGAAGGCTCCTTAAGACAAATAGGTGGAGACAATTGGGAAGAAGTAGGTAAAGAATTTGTTCAACCAAATCCAATGAAACGCTTCGGAAAACCTGAAGAAGTTGGATACTTAGTAGCCTTTTTACTATCTAACCAAGCAAACTTTATCAATGCCGCAGTTATTCCGATTGATGGTGGCCAATCTTATAAATATTGA
- a CDS encoding aminotransferase class I/II-fold pyridoxal phosphate-dependent enzyme, which translates to MNALATQLNEKIQKENPVIYNMLSDLGKNLYYPKGILSQSAEAGKKAHRFNATIGIATENGEPMHFRHIQKKLDYKPNDIYPYAAPQGKETLRSLWKEKLLVDNPSMKGKSIGTPIITSALTHGLSIAADLFMDAGDVLVTPQQYWGNYNTVFQIRRGGRVETFPLFNEAGGFHVEAFRETLAKQTEKAIVLLNFPNNPTGFTPSVEEAEAIVQVLKDTAEGGLKLVVLLDDAYFGLFYEDSIKESLFGLLADSHVNILPVKIDGATKENYVWGLRVGFITYAAAPDTLDALEQKTKGIIRGTVSSGSHISQTILLESLQSEDFLQEKEEKFQIMQGRAVKTKQVLADEKYAQHWTYYPFNSGYFMCLKLNTLDAETLRLHLLDQYGVGVIASNKTDIRVAFSCVEENDIQELFDLIYEGCKDLTK; encoded by the coding sequence ATGAATGCTTTAGCAACGCAATTAAACGAGAAAATACAAAAAGAAAATCCAGTTATTTATAATATGTTATCGGACTTAGGGAAAAACTTGTATTATCCAAAAGGTATTTTAAGTCAAAGTGCAGAAGCAGGGAAAAAAGCACATCGTTTTAATGCTACCATTGGAATCGCAACAGAAAATGGTGAACCAATGCATTTTCGCCATATACAAAAGAAATTAGATTATAAACCAAATGATATATATCCATATGCCGCTCCACAGGGTAAGGAGACTTTACGGTCTTTATGGAAGGAAAAGCTTTTAGTAGACAACCCTTCAATGAAAGGTAAATCGATTGGTACACCGATTATAACTAGTGCACTAACACATGGTTTAAGTATCGCGGCAGATTTGTTCATGGACGCTGGAGACGTGTTAGTAACACCGCAGCAATACTGGGGTAATTACAATACAGTATTCCAAATAAGAAGAGGAGGACGTGTCGAAACTTTCCCTCTATTCAACGAGGCTGGTGGTTTCCATGTGGAAGCTTTCCGTGAAACACTTGCTAAGCAAACGGAAAAAGCGATTGTTTTGTTGAACTTCCCTAACAATCCTACTGGTTTTACTCCTTCTGTAGAAGAAGCAGAAGCAATCGTCCAAGTGTTGAAGGATACTGCTGAAGGTGGCTTGAAATTAGTTGTTTTACTAGATGATGCTTATTTCGGGCTATTCTATGAGGATTCTATTAAAGAATCATTGTTCGGTTTACTTGCAGACAGCCATGTGAATATTTTGCCAGTAAAAATTGATGGTGCCACGAAAGAAAACTACGTTTGGGGATTACGCGTTGGGTTCATCACATACGCAGCGGCTCCAGACACACTAGATGCTTTAGAGCAAAAAACGAAGGGCATCATTCGTGGTACTGTTTCAAGTGGGTCTCATATTTCTCAGACAATTCTTTTGGAATCACTTCAATCCGAAGATTTTTTACAAGAAAAAGAAGAGAAATTCCAAATCATGCAAGGAAGAGCTGTAAAAACGAAGCAAGTCTTAGCGGATGAAAAATACGCACAGCATTGGACTTATTATCCATTTAACTCAGGATACTTTATGTGCTTGAAGTTAAATACCCTAGATGCTGAAACGTTACGACTACATTTACTCGATCAATACGGTGTAGGTGTAATCGCAAGCAACAAAACAGACATCCGAGTAGCATTCTCCTGTGTAGAAGAAAATGATATTCAAGAGTTATTTGATCTAATCTATGAAGGTTGCAAGGATTTAACTAAATAA
- a CDS encoding GMC family oxidoreductase, giving the protein MVTKLPKVDVVTTGMGWTGGIVAAELTKAGYHVVGLERGVERSIEDYLHGHDELKYNIHKELMQKLTKDTITFRNTLNDTAKPIRDEGAFVVGTGTGGGGAHWGGQTYRYFPYDFQIRSKTIEKYGESKIPSGVTIQDWGITYDEIEPYYSKFEQMAGISGEPDPLAGHRSIDYPTPALKKLPQMKMFHEAAEKLGYHPFVVPTANVSQSYTNPDGETLNACQYCAFCGNYGCEYGAKADPIVTVIPTAKKTGNFELRTNSIVTRVLYDGTKATGVLYKDTRTGEEFEQPADLVVLTSYIFNNVRLLLLSGIGKPYNPKTGEGIIGKNYTDHHTITGAIGYFEEKKFNSYIGTGSLGSAFNDFNADNFDHANLDFIHGGQIEMHLMGNEPIANNPAPFGTPTWGKEFKKNSLHYFYRNVTVVSQRAILPHKDHYLDLDPTYTDDYGDPLIRVTFDYTEMDHKRNEFLVEKCNEVVKEMGADIIDTIPMAEHFGGRFTFQHDGGGVIMGDSPDNSAVNNYMQMWDVDNLFVCGASAFPHFGPTNPTPTVGALAYRAAEGMIEYLKNGGGPLVSKK; this is encoded by the coding sequence ATGGTTACAAAATTACCTAAAGTTGATGTAGTAACAACAGGTATGGGTTGGACAGGCGGTATTGTTGCTGCTGAACTAACGAAAGCCGGCTACCATGTTGTGGGATTAGAACGTGGAGTAGAAAGATCAATCGAAGATTATTTACATGGTCATGATGAACTAAAATATAATATTCATAAAGAATTAATGCAAAAGTTAACAAAGGATACTATTACATTCCGTAATACATTAAACGACACAGCAAAACCAATACGTGATGAAGGTGCTTTTGTAGTAGGAACAGGTACTGGTGGTGGTGGTGCTCACTGGGGTGGTCAAACATATCGCTATTTCCCATACGATTTTCAAATTCGGAGTAAAACGATTGAAAAATATGGAGAAAGTAAAATACCTTCAGGAGTTACTATTCAAGACTGGGGTATTACTTACGATGAAATCGAACCATATTACTCTAAGTTTGAACAAATGGCTGGTATTTCTGGGGAACCCGATCCATTAGCTGGACATCGTTCAATCGATTACCCAACACCAGCATTAAAAAAATTACCTCAAATGAAAATGTTCCATGAAGCAGCTGAGAAACTTGGGTATCACCCTTTCGTAGTTCCAACAGCAAACGTTTCGCAAAGCTATACAAATCCAGATGGAGAGACGTTAAATGCATGCCAATACTGTGCATTTTGTGGTAACTATGGCTGTGAGTATGGTGCAAAAGCAGACCCAATCGTAACCGTTATCCCAACTGCGAAGAAAACCGGAAACTTTGAACTACGCACAAATTCTATTGTTACTCGTGTATTATACGATGGAACAAAAGCTACTGGGGTTTTATATAAAGATACGAGAACTGGTGAGGAATTCGAACAACCAGCGGACCTTGTTGTTTTAACTAGCTATATCTTTAACAATGTTCGCTTATTATTGTTATCCGGTATTGGTAAACCATATAATCCAAAAACTGGCGAAGGAATTATCGGAAAAAACTATACAGATCACCATACTATTACTGGAGCAATCGGTTATTTTGAAGAGAAGAAATTCAATAGTTACATTGGAACAGGTTCTCTAGGCTCTGCTTTCAATGACTTTAATGCTGATAACTTTGACCACGCTAACCTTGATTTCATCCATGGCGGTCAGATTGAAATGCATTTAATGGGAAATGAACCAATTGCTAATAACCCTGCTCCTTTTGGAACACCGACCTGGGGTAAAGAATTTAAGAAAAACTCTTTGCATTACTTCTACCGAAATGTAACTGTTGTATCCCAAAGAGCTATTTTGCCGCATAAAGATCATTATCTAGATTTAGATCCAACGTATACAGATGATTATGGTGATCCATTAATTCGCGTAACATTCGATTATACTGAGATGGACCATAAACGTAATGAATTTCTAGTAGAAAAATGTAATGAAGTAGTAAAAGAAATGGGAGCCGACATTATCGACACAATCCCAATGGCTGAGCATTTCGGTGGAAGATTCACGTTCCAACATGATGGTGGAGGTGTAATTATGGGAGATAGCCCAGATAACTCTGCTGTCAACAATTACATGCAAATGTGGGATGTAGATAACTTATTCGTTTGTGGAGCGTCGGCATTCCCTCACTTTGGTCCAACGAACCCAACCCCCACTGTTGGCGCTTTAGCTTACCGAGCAGCTGAAGGTATGATCGAGTACTTGAAAAACGGCGGCGGTCCACTAGTTTCTAAAAAATAA